From the Leptospira montravelensis genome, one window contains:
- the ccoN gene encoding cytochrome-c oxidase, cbb3-type subunit I, which translates to MATEKTQYDDFIVKGFIISALVWGVASMTFGVIIAFQLVYPQLNFELPWTSFGRLRPLHTNAAIFGFALSVIFATAYHTVQRLCRTRMWNDTLSKIHLALYNLTIVLAAITLPLGYSQSKEYAELEWPIDLLIVVWYVIFFANYLMTVIKRKEEQMYVAIWFYIASFVTVPLLFIVNNIVIPAGLLKSYSVYAGVFDANIQWWYGHNAVAFVLTTPFLGLMYYYLPKHIKQPIYSHRLSIIHFWSLIFIYIWAGPHHLLYSPIPEWLQTTGMVFSIMLWMPSWGGMLNGFLTLTQAKDKIKVDATLKMMLAAVTFYGMSTFEGPLLSIRAVSALGHNTDWIIGHVHSGTLGWVGFMSAAALYYLVPRLWNANLYSEKLANAHFWLGTLGILLYIISMWVSGITEGSMWRAVGENGELVYKDWVEIVEFLKPFRLFRAIGGTLYLTGIVLMVYNFIKTIQNKDSGFVEQDLRIGVKS; encoded by the coding sequence TTGGCTACGGAAAAAACTCAATATGACGATTTTATCGTAAAAGGGTTTATCATTTCAGCGTTAGTCTGGGGCGTTGCATCAATGACATTTGGTGTCATTATTGCCTTCCAGCTTGTATATCCACAGCTGAATTTTGAATTACCTTGGACGAGCTTCGGAAGGTTACGACCTCTACATACCAATGCAGCCATTTTTGGTTTCGCGTTGAGTGTTATCTTCGCCACAGCCTACCATACGGTACAAAGATTGTGTCGAACAAGAATGTGGAACGACACACTTTCCAAAATACACCTGGCACTGTATAACCTAACTATTGTCCTTGCAGCGATTACATTACCACTTGGATACAGCCAATCAAAAGAATATGCCGAATTAGAATGGCCTATCGATTTATTGATTGTTGTATGGTATGTAATTTTCTTTGCAAACTATTTGATGACGGTAATCAAAAGAAAAGAAGAGCAAATGTATGTAGCGATTTGGTTCTACATTGCTTCCTTTGTAACAGTTCCACTTCTTTTTATCGTAAACAACATTGTCATCCCAGCAGGTCTTTTAAAATCCTACTCGGTATACGCTGGTGTGTTTGATGCCAACATCCAATGGTGGTATGGTCACAACGCGGTAGCCTTTGTTCTTACGACTCCGTTTTTGGGACTTATGTACTACTACCTCCCAAAACACATCAAACAACCCATCTACTCACATAGACTTTCGATCATCCATTTCTGGTCGTTAATCTTTATCTATATTTGGGCGGGTCCTCACCATTTACTTTACTCTCCAATTCCAGAATGGTTACAAACAACAGGGATGGTTTTCTCCATCATGTTATGGATGCCTTCTTGGGGTGGTATGTTAAACGGATTTTTAACGCTGACTCAAGCCAAAGACAAAATCAAAGTGGATGCTACCCTCAAAATGATGTTAGCTGCCGTAACTTTTTATGGTATGTCGACTTTTGAAGGTCCTCTTCTATCCATTCGTGCTGTTTCTGCTCTTGGACACAACACTGACTGGATCATTGGTCACGTTCACTCAGGAACTCTTGGTTGGGTTGGATTTATGTCAGCCGCAGCACTTTACTACTTAGTTCCAAGACTTTGGAATGCAAACCTTTATAGCGAAAAACTTGCCAACGCACACTTCTGGCTAGGAACACTCGGTATCCTACTCTACATCATCTCCATGTGGGTATCTGGTATTACTGAAGGTTCTATGTGGCGAGCAGTTGGCGAAAATGGCGAACTCGTTTATAAAGATTGGGTGGAAATTGTTGAGTTCTTAAAACCATTCAGATTATTCCGCGCGATCGGAGGAACACTCTATCTAACTGGAATTGTTCTTATGGTGTATAACTTTATCAAAACCATTCAAAACAAAGATAGTGGGTTTGTAGAACAAGACTTACGTATAGGAGTGAAATCATAA